In the Chryseobacterium sp. MYb264 genome, one interval contains:
- a CDS encoding cation:dicarboxylate symporter family transporter, translating into MKAKKIYQQLYFQVIIAIVAGILLGKFYPELGEKMKPLGDGFIKLVKMIIAPVIFITLTLGIAHMTDLKKVGRIAIKAMIYFITFSTLALIIGLVVGNILQPGHGLNIDPSTLSGDVSQYQQKAHESTLTGFIMNIIPETLFSPLVGENILQVLLVAILMGTALVLTKEKSQKVTDFLQDLSTPVFKIVHMLMKLAPIGAFGAMAFTIGKYGLHSVLNLIYLVGTFYITSALFVVLVLGAVAWYNGFNIFKLMYYLKEELLLVLGTSSSESALPGIMEKLEKAGC; encoded by the coding sequence TTGAAGGCAAAAAAAATCTATCAACAACTTTACTTTCAGGTTATTATTGCTATTGTAGCCGGAATTCTTTTAGGCAAATTTTATCCTGAACTTGGCGAAAAAATGAAACCTTTGGGGGACGGCTTCATTAAACTCGTTAAAATGATCATCGCCCCGGTCATCTTCATTACTCTGACATTGGGAATTGCCCACATGACCGACCTTAAAAAGGTAGGAAGAATTGCCATCAAAGCCATGATCTACTTCATTACCTTTTCGACACTGGCTTTAATTATAGGATTAGTCGTCGGAAATATTCTGCAGCCTGGGCATGGTTTAAATATTGATCCTTCAACGTTATCAGGAGATGTTTCCCAATATCAGCAAAAGGCGCATGAATCTACATTGACAGGATTTATCATGAATATTATCCCTGAAACTCTGTTCAGTCCGCTGGTCGGTGAAAATATTCTACAGGTTCTTCTGGTAGCTATATTAATGGGAACTGCTTTAGTTTTAACCAAAGAAAAAAGCCAGAAAGTGACTGATTTTCTTCAGGATCTTTCCACCCCCGTTTTTAAAATCGTTCACATGCTGATGAAGCTGGCTCCCATCGGAGCATTCGGAGCAATGGCGTTTACCATCGGAAAATACGGACTTCATTCTGTACTGAATCTCATCTATTTGGTCGGAACATTTTATATTACCTCTGCCCTCTTTGTTGTTTTGGTCTTAGGCGCAGTTGCCTGGTACAACGGTTTCAATATTTTCAAACTGATGTATTATCTCAAAGAAGAACTTCTTTTGGTATTGGGAACCAGTTCTTCAGAATCTGCCCTTCCCGGAATTATGGAAAAGCTTGAGAAAGCGGGATGCTAA